Sequence from the Acidimicrobiia bacterium genome:
GCAGCCGTCGGTTCCTTTCGTAATCGTCGGGACCAACGAGCGCGAAGTCGACTTCCCGGTGGAGATCGGCGAGGGTGCCGAGACCGTCGCCTTCAACACCTATGACGGGACCGGGGGCATCGAGGTCGGCGGCATTTTCCGTCGCGCCGCCTTCGCTCTGCGCTACGCCGACATCAACGTGTTGATCTCGGGCCAGCTGCGCAGCGATAGCAAGTTGCTGATGGAGCGCACGGTCCGGGGCATCGTCACCAAGGCGGCGCCGTTCCTCAGCCCGGACGCGGACCCATACCTGGTGGTGCTCGACGGGCGCCTCCTGTGGGTCCAGGACATGTACACCACGACCGACCGGTACCCGTACTCGACGCTCGCTGGCGACCCCGGTTCCTCAGCCGCCAGGGAAGCGGCAACAAGTCGACTCAATGTCCGATCCGGACTGCCCTCCGACTTCAACTACATCCGCAACTCGGTCAAGGCGACCATCGACGCCTACGACGGCACGCTGACCTTTTACACGATGGACGACGAGGATCCGATCCTCGGTGCGTGGCGCAGCCTGTTCCCCGACCTCTTCCAGCCCCTGTCGGAGATGCCCGATGGACTCACTGAGCACCTGCGGTATCCGGAGGACTTGTTCCGGGTTCAGTCCGACCTGTTAACCCGGTATCACATGACCGACTCCCGGGTTTTCATCAACAACGGTGACCCGTGGGAGATCGCCCGCAATCCGGCGACGACGCCACCCGAGGCCACCCGCGGCCAGTTCGAAGCCGGTAATCGGCCGATGGCCCCGTACTACCTGCTCATGCAGCTGCCTGGCGACGATGATCTCTCCTATCTGATCCTCCAGCCGTTCACCGCGGCTACGCGGCCCAACATGGTGTCGTTCCTGGTGGCCAAGTCGTCGTTGGCGGACTATGGCGACATGATCAGCTTCGAGCTGCCCCGCGACTCGTTCGTCGACGGTCCGGGCCAGGTGGGGGCGCGCATCAATCAGAACCCGGAGATCTCGCGGGAGTTCACGCTGCTCGGCCAGCAGGGTTCGCAGGTGATCCAGGGCAACATGCTCGTGGTGCCGATCGAGGAATCGGTCGTTTACTTCCAGCCGGTGTATCTCGCCGCTCGCGGCACGGGCACCGGCAACGACATCACTGCCCTCCCGGAGTTCAAGTTCGCCATTGTCGTATTCGGCGACACGATCGTGATGCGCGAGTCCCTCGCCGAGGCACTGATGGCCGTGTTCGGTGGTTCTACCGTAGATCCGGACGATCCGGAGCTCCCGGAGGAGATCCTCGAGGCGGTCGCCGAGCTGATGTCCCGGGCCGAGCAGGCATTTGAGCGCGCCGATCTGGCGCTGCGCGATGCCGACCTGGCCGAGTTCCAGCGTCAGGTGGCCATCGCCCGCAGCCTGATCGCCCAGGCGAACCGGCTGATCGACGAGGCCGTCAGCGAGTAGATCGCGACCGGTTCATTGCCAGATCGGATTCGCTTGAACCCGGGTCGTTGCCAGGTTGGGTCTCGAGTTCCGATCATCGAAGGCCAGATGCCGACAGACGCGGGGACCGCTTCGGATGGCGGTCGATTCGCCCACCGCACCGCCCGGGTGATGCGCGACGCGAGGGCCGAGGCTTCTCCGGTAGCCGGTAGCCGGTAGCCGGTGGCCGGTAGCTGGGCCGCTCGTTCCCGGTAGCCTGCCGCCATGGCCGACCTGACCCTGGCTGCCTCCTGGTATCGCTCTCGGGATGTGTTCGACGCCGAGCGGATTGGCGTGTGGGGCTGTGAGTGGCTGGTGTTCGCCCCGGGTGCCAGGCTCGACGCGCCGAGCCGGTATGTCGCCGACACCATTGCCGGGTGGCCGCTGGCGGTCGTCGTGGGACCCGATGGGGAGCTCCGCGGCTTTCACAACGTATGCGCCCATCGTGGCGGACCCATCGTCTGGCCGGGCCACGGGGCGGCGCCGAACCTCGTCTGCCGCTACCACGGGTGGGCCTACGACTGGGACGGCTGGCTCAAGACCGCCCGCGACTTCGGCGGCGATCCGCCGCCCGGTGAATACCGGCTGCCGCCAATCCGGGTGGAGCGATGGCGCAACCTGGTGTGGGTCAACCTCGACCCCGACGCCCCGGACCTGGTCGACTCGCTCGGGTCGTTCTCCACCCAGTGCGACGAGTTCCCCCTCGAGTCGTTCGAGTTCACCCACGCGCAGGAGCGGGTGCTGCACTGCAACTGGAAGACCTACGCCGACAACTACCTCGAGGGCTATCACATCCCGCTGCTCCACCCGGAGCTGAACCGCGAGATCGACGTGCGCAAGTACCGGGTCGAGATATTCGAGGAAGACGGTTACTGCCTGCACACCGCACCGACCCGCGCTGGTGCGGCCAACGCCGGGCGCTGGCTGTTCC
This genomic interval carries:
- a CDS encoding SRPBCC family protein; this translates as MADLTLAASWYRSRDVFDAERIGVWGCEWLVFAPGARLDAPSRYVADTIAGWPLAVVVGPDGELRGFHNVCAHRGGPIVWPGHGAAPNLVCRYHGWAYDWDGWLKTARDFGGDPPPGEYRLPPIRVERWRNLVWVNLDPDAPDLVDSLGSFSTQCDEFPLESFEFTHAQERVLHCNWKTYADNYLEGYHIPLLHPELNREIDVRKYRVEIFEEDGYCLHTAPTRAGAANAGRWLFRYPNLALNVYADGMNVERILPDGPERTRVVNQYFFADPDDPGNDETVKISGVTLDQDQAICEAVQRNLDAGVYEAGPLSPKHEGAVGWFHDRIRAAAGL
- a CDS encoding UPF0182 family protein is translated as MIERDPMPSPFGRPSPRRRFTLTILGIAFAVLLSLRGIATLWTDYLWFDSMGYGPVWTTLLFNRVVLVIVASVVAFTLLYLNLVLADRLGPRRLLMAGSPDEEIIERFQEWVSARVRRFRLMVSGILGILLGLGAAGWWEHWLMYSNRQSFGRTDPLFGNDIGFYVFQVPFLRDLFGWGFQFVLVTTIVVAVLHYLNGGIQFQARTQQVAPGVKVHLSVLLAIVAILKAVGYWLGRFDLLYSDRGSVFGATYTDVNAQLPALNLLIGISLLAAVLLLVNMRIRGWTLPAAAVGLWLVTSIALGGLWPAAIQRFSVEPDEINKELPFVGRNIEFTRAAYDLEEIASVRYSASDQLDADDLAENAGTVSNVRLWDPQVLLVTYRQLQELRPFYQFTDVDVDRYLVDGELRQVMLASRELDDERLPQTGWVNQHLVFTHGYGAVVSPTNEVTDEGQPDFMVKDITPGPDVPEALRIDQPRIYFGDSQPSVPFVIVGTNEREVDFPVEIGEGAETVAFNTYDGTGGIEVGGIFRRAAFALRYADINVLISGQLRSDSKLLMERTVRGIVTKAAPFLSPDADPYLVVLDGRLLWVQDMYTTTDRYPYSTLAGDPGSSAAREAATSRLNVRSGLPSDFNYIRNSVKATIDAYDGTLTFYTMDDEDPILGAWRSLFPDLFQPLSEMPDGLTEHLRYPEDLFRVQSDLLTRYHMTDSRVFINNGDPWEIARNPATTPPEATRGQFEAGNRPMAPYYLLMQLPGDDDLSYLILQPFTAATRPNMVSFLVAKSSLADYGDMISFELPRDSFVDGPGQVGARINQNPEISREFTLLGQQGSQVIQGNMLVVPIEESVVYFQPVYLAARGTGTGNDITALPEFKFAIVVFGDTIVMRESLAEALMAVFGGSTVDPDDPELPEEILEAVAELMSRAEQAFERADLALRDADLAEFQRQVAIARSLIAQANRLIDEAVSE